The Amycolatopsis sp. DG1A-15b genome window below encodes:
- a CDS encoding DUF4287 domain-containing protein translates to MSFQAYLDNAEKQTGITPRAFLDRAAAKNLTKPAEIITWLKEEHALGHGHATAIARLITKGPEFVAEHHTGGVLHLDGLASRP, encoded by the coding sequence ATGTCTTTTCAGGCTTACCTCGACAACGCGGAGAAGCAGACGGGCATCACCCCCCGAGCGTTCCTCGACCGCGCGGCGGCCAAGAACCTCACAAAGCCGGCCGAGATCATCACGTGGCTGAAGGAAGAGCACGCCCTGGGTCACGGCCACGCAACGGCAATCGCCAGGCTGATCACCAAGGGACCGGAGTTCGTGGCCGAGCACCACACGGGAGGAGTCCTCCACCTGGACGGCCTGGCGTCCCGCCCCTGA
- a CDS encoding SDR family oxidoreductase has translation MTKNALVTGASRGIGRAVALRLAADGAVVAVHHGGNEVAAKETVALIEKAGGRAFPVAARFGEPGAVDRLADAVTSAFGGDGLDILVNNAGISSHSSIGTLTEEELDRLLAVNVKTPMLLIQRLLPALNDGGRIVTVGSMATRIAVQTQIGYTVSKAAIEALAPTLANELGRRGITVNTVAPGPIRTDMTEPMLAIPEAATGLAAITALGRIGEPEDVADVVGFLAGPGGRWITGRTLDVSGGTFLGPIDAG, from the coding sequence ATGACGAAGAACGCTTTGGTGACAGGGGCTTCGCGGGGCATCGGCCGCGCGGTGGCGCTGCGGCTGGCCGCGGACGGCGCGGTGGTCGCGGTGCACCACGGCGGCAACGAAGTGGCGGCCAAGGAAACGGTCGCGCTGATCGAAAAGGCGGGCGGCCGCGCCTTCCCGGTGGCGGCCCGGTTCGGTGAACCCGGGGCGGTCGACCGGCTGGCCGACGCGGTCACCTCGGCGTTCGGCGGCGACGGGCTCGACATCCTCGTCAACAATGCGGGCATCAGCTCGCACAGCTCGATCGGCACCCTGACCGAGGAGGAACTGGACCGGCTCCTCGCGGTCAACGTGAAGACGCCGATGCTGCTGATCCAGCGCCTGCTGCCGGCCTTGAACGACGGCGGCCGGATCGTGACGGTCGGATCGATGGCGACCCGCATCGCGGTTCAGACCCAGATCGGGTACACGGTGAGCAAGGCGGCGATCGAGGCACTGGCGCCGACGCTGGCGAACGAGCTGGGCCGGCGCGGGATCACGGTCAACACGGTGGCGCCGGGGCCGATCCGCACGGACATGACGGAGCCGATGCTCGCGATCCCGGAGGCAGCGACGGGCCTCGCGGCGATCACGGCCCTCGGGCGGATCGGCGAGCCGGAGGATGTTGCGGACGTGGTGGGGTTTCTGGCCGGGCCGGGCGGGCGGTGGATCACCGGGCGGACGTTGGATGTGTCCGGTGGGACGTTCCTCGGGCCGATCGACGCCGGGTGA
- a CDS encoding TetR/AcrR family transcriptional regulator, whose amino-acid sequence MPTGVHLRDVRKQLFDAAERVLLRDGPAALTSRAVTTEADVAKGVLHRHFADFDDFLAELVRDRIARLTDQGVLLRAGAGTRTVAENLVDALTELFDPVTVALSSLIFFRDELRIRLRHRGNGVPLLVEARQMLAAYLSAEREQGRIAADAEVDSLSLSLIGAAHLLFAGRQQGTLPEPGELAKMVHTITADVHQRRLL is encoded by the coding sequence ATGCCGACCGGGGTCCACCTGCGCGATGTGCGCAAGCAGCTGTTCGACGCGGCCGAGCGGGTCCTGCTCCGCGACGGGCCGGCCGCGCTGACCAGCCGGGCGGTGACCACCGAGGCCGACGTCGCGAAGGGTGTCCTGCACCGCCACTTCGCCGACTTCGACGACTTCCTGGCCGAACTGGTCCGCGACCGCATCGCCCGCCTGACGGACCAGGGGGTACTCCTGCGGGCGGGGGCGGGAACCCGAACGGTCGCGGAGAACCTCGTCGACGCCCTGACGGAGTTGTTCGACCCGGTCACCGTGGCCTTGTCGAGCCTGATCTTCTTCCGCGACGAACTCCGCATTCGCTTGCGCCACCGGGGCAACGGGGTGCCGCTCCTGGTGGAAGCGCGGCAGATGCTGGCGGCCTACCTGTCAGCCGAACGCGAACAGGGCCGCATCGCGGCGGACGCGGAGGTGGATTCCCTGTCCCTGTCCCTGATCGGAGCAGCTCACCTGCTCTTCGCGGGTCGCCAACAAGGAACCCTCCCCGAACCAGGCGAGCTGGCGAAGATGGTCCACACGATCACCGCCGACGTGCACCAGCGCCGCCTGCTGTGA
- a CDS encoding MFS transporter — translation MPDPSTSAREASPRANLVVAVLALAGITVSLMQTLVIPLIPALPGLLHASAADATWAITATLLAGAVATPTMGRLGDMYGKRRMLLISLGALVAGSTIGALSDSLVPMVAGRTLQGLAAGVIPLGISIMRDELPAERLGSATALMSASLGVGGALGLPAAALLAEHADWHALFWTAAGLGVVVTALVVALVPESPVRTGGRFDVPGAAGLSIALVCLLLAISKGADWGWGSAPTLGLFAIAVVVLLLWGRWELRTAQPLVDLRTTARRQVLLTNIASAVFGFAMFAMSLVLPQLLQLPAATGYGLGKSMLAVGLVMAPSGLVMMALAPVSARISATRGPKTTLMLGAVVVAAGYALGIVLMSATWHLVLISSVIGAGIGLAYGAMPALVMGAVPVSETAAANSLNTLMRSIGTSVSSATAGLILARLTISFGPATLPSQNGFRLVLGMGSAAALIALAVAAFLPRRSPAPAPREPAVAAAR, via the coding sequence GTGCCCGACCCATCCACGTCCGCCCGGGAGGCCTCGCCGCGCGCGAACCTCGTCGTCGCGGTCCTCGCCCTCGCGGGCATCACCGTCTCGCTGATGCAGACGCTGGTCATCCCGCTGATCCCGGCGCTGCCCGGGCTGCTGCACGCCTCCGCGGCCGACGCCACCTGGGCCATCACCGCCACCCTGCTCGCGGGTGCGGTGGCGACGCCGACCATGGGCCGGCTCGGCGACATGTACGGGAAACGGCGGATGCTGCTGATCAGCCTCGGCGCGCTGGTCGCGGGCTCGACGATCGGCGCGCTGTCCGACAGCCTCGTGCCGATGGTCGCCGGGCGGACCCTGCAGGGCCTCGCCGCCGGCGTCATCCCGCTCGGGATCAGCATCATGCGCGACGAGCTGCCCGCCGAACGGCTCGGCTCCGCCACGGCGCTGATGAGCGCATCGCTCGGCGTCGGCGGCGCGCTGGGCCTGCCCGCGGCCGCGCTGCTGGCCGAACACGCCGACTGGCACGCGCTCTTCTGGACCGCGGCCGGCCTGGGCGTGGTCGTCACGGCGCTGGTCGTCGCGCTCGTGCCGGAGTCGCCGGTCCGGACCGGCGGCCGGTTCGACGTGCCCGGCGCGGCCGGGTTGTCGATCGCGCTGGTGTGCTTGCTGCTGGCCATCTCGAAGGGCGCCGACTGGGGCTGGGGCAGCGCGCCGACGCTGGGCCTGTTCGCGATCGCCGTCGTCGTCCTGCTGCTGTGGGGCCGCTGGGAGCTGCGGACGGCACAGCCGCTGGTGGACCTGCGGACGACCGCGCGGCGCCAGGTGCTGCTGACCAACATCGCCTCCGCGGTGTTCGGCTTCGCGATGTTCGCGATGTCCCTGGTGCTGCCGCAGCTGCTGCAGCTGCCGGCGGCCACCGGGTACGGCCTCGGGAAGTCGATGCTGGCCGTGGGTCTGGTGATGGCGCCGTCCGGGCTGGTGATGATGGCGCTGGCACCGGTGTCCGCGCGCATTTCGGCCACCCGCGGCCCGAAGACGACGTTGATGCTCGGCGCGGTGGTCGTCGCCGCCGGGTACGCGCTCGGCATCGTCCTGATGAGCGCGACCTGGCACCTGGTGCTGATTTCGAGCGTCATCGGCGCGGGCATCGGGCTCGCCTACGGCGCGATGCCGGCGCTGGTCATGGGGGCCGTGCCGGTGTCGGAAACCGCGGCGGCCAACAGCCTCAACACGCTGATGCGCTCGATCGGCACGTCGGTTTCGAGCGCCACCGCCGGGCTGATCCTCGCCCGGCTGACGATTTCGTTCGGGCCGGCGACCCTGCCGTCGCAGAACGGCTTCCGGCTGGTGCTGGGGATGGGGTCGGCGGCGGCGCTGATCGCGCTGGCCGTGGCCGCGTTCCTGCCGCGGCGGTCCCCGGCGCCGGCTCCGCGCGAACCCGCCGTCGCGGCCGCCCGCTGA
- a CDS encoding serine hydrolase, translated as MTRRPGTDDVYAFEFPEHPAISPDGSRIAYVLRTADRDRDTDTRSLWLVLTESGEARRLTRGPADLEPAWSPDGTRLAFLRAQDGPAQLWLLPTGGGEPDQLTTLPLGAGTPVWRPDGAEIAFAAPVDLAADEGDDDAARTRRASAPVVADRLDFKADGAGLLRTLRKHVHVVDVATGEVRQVTSGDWHAGDPAWSPDGSLLAFPAGPDADSDLTFRSGAYVVEPGGDPRPVGSGEGMCGTVAWTADAAALLVVGRRDTAPGHLGLLRIPLDGGETTDLAASLDRNVMPGGPGYPGALPQLSGATVLFCVRDRGCTHLYAVDAGGGEPRLVVGGAGNTVAAMSVAGDTAAIVLVTPTSYGEVATVGLPGGEIEVRTAYGTGDLEPFVAEEREFTVSDGTVVAGWLLRDPARTGPRPLLLDIHGGPHNAWSGTADAVHLYHQELVARGWAVLLLNPRGSDGYGEAFYTAAVGAWGVADARDFLEPLDDLVAEGVADARRLAVAGYSYGGYMTCYLTSRDDRFAAAVAGGVVSDVVSMAGTSDSGHYLGVAELGALPAENRAHYAALSPLSQVEKVRTPTLVVHGGADDRCPAGQAEQWFTALREQGVPTRLVLYPGAAHLFILDGKPSHRLDFNRRIVDWVSQYAGEPGKPARVPLDAAHWRRRLAALARKHRVPGASLGILRGDDQVLASHGVLNTATGVEVTDDSVFQIGSITKVWTATVAMQLVDEGLLQLDAPIADVLPELRLADPDVTKQVTLRHLLTHTSGIDGDVFTDTGRGDDCIEKFVGLLTEVAQNHPLGATLSYCNSGFVLVGRVIEQLTGLTWDAALRERLFTPLGLTRTGTLPEEALLHRAAMGHVAAGDGEPRPAPAWGLPRSAGPAGLITAPAADVLAFARMHLAGGLDVLSGASAAAMTEWQADMPDKHTLGDSWGLGWIRFDWDGHRVIGHDGNTIGQSAFLRLLPSHGLAVTLLTNGGNTRDLYEELYREIFAELAGVAMPRPIGPAATPPSVDFAEFLGVYERASMRIEVFEGGSGLRLRQTITGPIAALVPEPTTEHDLIPMGGSQFVFREPGARSWISATFYTLPTGERYLHCGVRATPKTR; from the coding sequence ATGACCCGACGTCCGGGCACCGACGACGTGTACGCCTTCGAGTTCCCCGAGCACCCGGCGATTTCGCCCGACGGCAGCCGGATCGCGTACGTGCTGCGCACCGCCGACCGCGACCGGGACACCGACACCCGCTCGCTCTGGCTGGTCTTGACCGAATCCGGCGAGGCGCGCCGGCTCACCCGCGGTCCCGCCGATCTCGAGCCGGCGTGGTCACCCGACGGCACGCGGCTCGCGTTCCTGCGGGCCCAGGACGGCCCCGCGCAGCTGTGGCTGCTGCCCACCGGCGGTGGCGAGCCGGATCAGCTCACCACGCTCCCGCTCGGCGCCGGGACCCCGGTCTGGCGGCCGGACGGCGCCGAAATCGCCTTCGCCGCCCCCGTCGACCTCGCCGCGGACGAGGGCGACGACGACGCGGCCCGGACCCGCCGTGCGAGCGCCCCGGTGGTCGCCGACCGGCTCGACTTCAAGGCCGACGGCGCCGGGCTGCTGCGGACGCTGCGCAAGCACGTCCACGTCGTCGACGTCGCCACCGGCGAGGTCCGGCAGGTGACGTCGGGGGACTGGCACGCGGGCGATCCCGCGTGGTCGCCGGACGGCTCGCTCCTGGCGTTTCCCGCGGGACCGGACGCCGATTCCGACCTGACGTTCCGCTCCGGCGCGTACGTCGTCGAGCCCGGCGGGGACCCACGGCCGGTCGGCTCCGGCGAGGGCATGTGCGGCACGGTCGCCTGGACCGCCGACGCCGCCGCGCTGCTCGTCGTCGGCCGCCGCGACACCGCGCCCGGGCACCTGGGGCTGCTGCGGATCCCGTTGGACGGCGGCGAAACCACCGATCTGGCCGCCTCGCTGGACCGCAACGTCATGCCCGGCGGGCCGGGCTACCCCGGCGCGCTCCCGCAGCTCTCCGGCGCCACCGTGCTCTTCTGCGTTCGCGACCGCGGTTGCACGCACCTGTACGCGGTCGACGCCGGGGGTGGCGAGCCGAGGCTCGTCGTCGGCGGCGCCGGGAACACGGTGGCCGCGATGTCCGTCGCCGGGGACACCGCGGCGATCGTGCTGGTCACGCCGACCTCCTACGGGGAGGTCGCCACGGTCGGCCTGCCCGGCGGGGAGATCGAGGTGCGCACCGCGTACGGGACCGGGGACCTCGAGCCGTTCGTCGCCGAAGAACGCGAGTTCACCGTCTCCGACGGCACGGTCGTGGCCGGCTGGCTGCTGCGCGACCCCGCCCGCACCGGCCCGCGGCCGCTGCTGCTGGACATCCACGGCGGCCCGCACAACGCGTGGAGCGGCACCGCCGACGCCGTGCACCTCTACCACCAGGAACTCGTCGCGCGCGGCTGGGCCGTGCTGCTGCTCAACCCGCGGGGCAGCGACGGCTACGGCGAAGCGTTCTACACCGCGGCGGTCGGCGCCTGGGGCGTGGCCGACGCCCGCGACTTCCTCGAACCCCTGGATGACCTGGTCGCCGAGGGCGTGGCCGACGCGCGGCGGCTCGCCGTGGCCGGCTACAGCTACGGCGGCTACATGACCTGCTACCTCACCAGCCGGGACGACCGCTTCGCCGCGGCCGTCGCGGGCGGGGTCGTCAGCGACGTGGTCAGCATGGCCGGCACCTCCGACAGCGGCCACTACCTCGGCGTCGCCGAACTCGGCGCGCTCCCGGCGGAGAACCGGGCGCACTACGCGGCGCTTTCCCCGCTGTCCCAGGTGGAAAAGGTGCGCACGCCGACCCTGGTGGTGCACGGCGGCGCCGACGACCGCTGCCCGGCCGGGCAGGCCGAGCAGTGGTTCACCGCCCTGCGCGAGCAGGGCGTCCCCACCCGCCTGGTGCTCTACCCCGGCGCGGCACACCTGTTCATCCTCGACGGAAAACCGTCGCACCGGCTGGACTTCAACCGCCGGATCGTCGACTGGGTCTCCCAGTACGCGGGCGAGCCGGGCAAGCCGGCGCGGGTGCCGCTCGACGCCGCGCACTGGCGACGGCGCCTGGCCGCGCTGGCGCGCAAGCACCGCGTGCCGGGTGCGTCGCTGGGCATCCTGCGCGGCGACGACCAGGTGCTGGCGAGCCACGGCGTGCTGAACACCGCCACGGGGGTCGAAGTCACCGACGACTCGGTGTTCCAGATCGGCTCGATCACCAAGGTGTGGACGGCCACGGTGGCCATGCAGCTGGTCGACGAGGGCCTGCTGCAGCTGGACGCGCCGATCGCCGACGTGCTGCCCGAGCTGCGGCTGGCCGACCCGGACGTCACCAAGCAGGTGACCCTGCGGCACCTGCTCACCCACACGAGCGGCATCGACGGCGACGTCTTCACCGACACCGGCCGCGGCGACGACTGCATCGAGAAGTTCGTCGGCCTCCTCACCGAGGTCGCGCAGAACCACCCGCTCGGGGCGACGCTGTCCTACTGCAACTCCGGGTTCGTGCTGGTGGGCCGGGTGATCGAGCAGCTCACCGGCCTGACCTGGGACGCGGCCCTGCGCGAACGGCTGTTCACCCCGCTCGGCCTGACCCGCACCGGCACGCTGCCGGAGGAGGCCCTGCTGCACCGCGCGGCGATGGGCCACGTCGCGGCCGGTGACGGCGAGCCGCGGCCGGCGCCGGCGTGGGGCCTGCCGCGCTCGGCGGGCCCGGCCGGGCTGATCACCGCGCCGGCGGCGGACGTCCTGGCGTTCGCCCGGATGCACCTGGCCGGCGGCCTCGACGTGCTGTCCGGCGCGTCGGCGGCGGCGATGACCGAGTGGCAGGCGGACATGCCCGACAAGCACACCCTCGGCGACTCGTGGGGCCTCGGCTGGATCCGCTTCGACTGGGACGGCCACCGCGTCATCGGCCACGACGGCAACACGATCGGGCAGTCGGCGTTCCTCCGGCTCCTGCCCTCCCACGGGCTGGCCGTCACCCTGCTCACCAACGGCGGCAACACGCGCGACCTGTACGAAGAGCTCTACCGCGAGATCTTCGCCGAGCTCGCGGGGGTGGCGATGCCCCGCCCGATCGGGCCGGCCGCCACGCCGCCGTCCGTGGACTTCGCGGAGTTCCTCGGGGTCTACGAGCGCGCGTCGATGCGGATCGAGGTTTTCGAAGGCGGCTCGGGCCTGCGGCTGCGGCAGACGATCACCGGCCCGATCGCCGCGCTGGTCCCGGAACCGACGACGGAACACGACCTGATCCCGATGGGTGGCTCGCAGTTCGTCTTCCGCGAGCCGGGCGCGCGGTCCTGGATCTCGGCGACGTTCTACACGCTGCCGACGGGGGAGCGGTACCTGCACTGCGGTGTCCGCGCGACCCCGAAGACCAGGTAG
- a CDS encoding ABC transporter ATP-binding protein yields MSALEFDAVSVRYGKLTAVDGVSLTVPSGQVVGLVGESGSGKSTLARAAAGLAPVSAGRVLLDGVDVRRLPRRRPLQMVFQDPYSSLDPRMAIGESITEAMPPGASRAERRAEVARLLELVNLDPGSAAALPGRLSGGQRQRVALARALAGRPKVLVADEITSALDVSVQGAVLNLVRDVQRRLALSMLFISHNLAVVRYVSDVVAVMYLGRIVEAGPAEQVLTEPKHPYTRDLLAAAPSAHRGLLDDTGTDALADAEPADPNHPPAGCRYHPRCPVGPLVHADRTVCVTADPADEAAARPHSAACHYAASHPTRRSA; encoded by the coding sequence ATGAGCGCGCTCGAGTTCGACGCGGTGAGCGTCCGCTACGGCAAGCTGACCGCGGTCGACGGCGTCAGCCTGACCGTCCCGTCCGGACAGGTCGTCGGCCTGGTCGGCGAGTCCGGCTCCGGCAAGTCGACCCTCGCCAGGGCGGCGGCGGGGCTCGCGCCGGTCAGTGCGGGCCGGGTCCTGCTCGACGGCGTCGACGTGCGGCGGCTGCCCCGGCGCCGCCCGCTGCAGATGGTGTTCCAGGACCCGTATTCGTCGCTGGACCCCCGGATGGCGATCGGCGAGTCCATCACCGAGGCGATGCCGCCGGGCGCGTCCCGCGCCGAGCGGCGGGCCGAGGTCGCCCGGCTGCTCGAACTGGTGAACCTCGACCCGGGCAGCGCCGCGGCGCTGCCCGGCCGGCTCTCCGGCGGGCAGCGCCAGCGCGTCGCACTCGCGCGGGCGCTGGCCGGGCGGCCGAAGGTGCTGGTCGCCGACGAGATCACCTCCGCACTCGACGTCTCGGTGCAGGGCGCGGTGCTCAACCTGGTCCGGGACGTGCAGCGGCGGCTGGCGCTGTCGATGCTGTTCATCTCGCACAACCTGGCCGTGGTGCGGTACGTCAGCGACGTCGTCGCGGTGATGTACCTCGGCCGGATCGTCGAGGCCGGTCCCGCCGAGCAGGTCCTCACCGAGCCGAAGCACCCCTACACCCGGGATCTGCTGGCCGCCGCACCCTCGGCGCACCGCGGCCTGCTCGACGACACCGGCACCGACGCGCTCGCCGATGCCGAACCCGCCGACCCGAACCACCCACCGGCCGGCTGCCGCTACCACCCGCGCTGCCCGGTCGGGCCGCTCGTGCACGCCGACCGCACCGTCTGCGTCACCGCAGATCCGGCCGACGAGGCGGCGGCCCGGCCCCACTCCGCGGCGTGCCACTACGCCGCGAGCCATCCCACGAGGAGATCCGCATGA
- a CDS encoding cytochrome P450, translating to MTSTAEIPEFPMTRDAGCPFDPPPAARALQEETPLARVRLWDGSTPWLVTRYADQRALLADPRVSADVTRPGYPSPAPLPKGGTGISFILMDNPEHARLRKMVTAPFTIRRVAAMRPAVQKIVDDRIDELLAGPNPVDLVEAFALPVPSLVICELLGVPYADHGFFQENSKVIIRRDARPEERAAGHRALIGYLDQLVGEKLEHPADDLLSGLATRVAAGELTRGEAAQMGVLLLIAGHETTANMIALGTLALLEHPDQLALLRESDDPALVASAVEELLRYLNITHNGRRRVALADIEIAGETVRAGEGLIMANDIANRDPEVFPAGDRLDLTRDAHRHVAFGFGVHQCLGQPLARLELQVVYGTLYRRIPTLALATDVGKIPFKHDGSVYGVYELPVTW from the coding sequence ATGACGAGCACCGCCGAGATCCCCGAGTTCCCGATGACCCGGGACGCGGGCTGCCCGTTCGACCCGCCGCCCGCCGCCCGCGCGCTGCAGGAGGAGACCCCGCTCGCCCGGGTCCGGCTGTGGGACGGCAGCACGCCGTGGCTGGTGACCCGCTACGCCGACCAGCGGGCGCTGCTGGCCGATCCCCGCGTCAGCGCCGACGTCACGCGGCCCGGGTACCCGAGCCCGGCGCCGCTGCCGAAGGGCGGCACCGGCATCAGCTTCATCCTGATGGACAACCCCGAGCACGCGCGGCTGCGCAAGATGGTGACGGCGCCGTTCACGATCCGCCGCGTCGCCGCGATGCGCCCGGCCGTGCAGAAGATCGTCGACGACCGGATCGACGAGCTGCTGGCCGGCCCGAACCCGGTCGACCTCGTCGAGGCGTTCGCGCTGCCGGTGCCGTCACTGGTGATCTGCGAGCTGCTGGGCGTCCCGTACGCCGACCACGGCTTCTTCCAGGAGAACAGCAAGGTCATCATCCGCCGCGACGCCCGGCCCGAGGAGCGGGCGGCCGGGCACCGGGCGCTGATCGGCTACCTCGACCAGCTGGTGGGCGAGAAGCTCGAGCACCCCGCCGACGACCTGCTTTCCGGGCTCGCCACCCGCGTCGCGGCGGGGGAGCTGACGCGGGGTGAAGCGGCGCAGATGGGCGTCCTGCTGCTCATCGCCGGCCACGAGACGACGGCCAACATGATCGCGCTCGGCACCCTCGCCCTGCTGGAGCACCCGGACCAGCTGGCGCTGCTGCGCGAGAGCGACGACCCGGCGCTGGTCGCGTCGGCGGTCGAAGAACTGCTGCGCTACCTGAACATCACGCACAACGGGCGCCGCCGCGTCGCGCTGGCGGACATCGAGATCGCCGGGGAGACCGTCCGCGCGGGCGAGGGCCTGATCATGGCCAACGACATCGCCAACCGCGATCCGGAAGTCTTCCCCGCCGGCGACCGGCTGGACCTGACCCGCGACGCGCACCGCCACGTGGCCTTCGGCTTCGGCGTCCACCAGTGCCTCGGCCAGCCGCTGGCCCGGCTGGAGCTGCAGGTCGTCTACGGCACGCTGTACCGGCGAATCCCCACGCTGGCGCTGGCCACCGACGTCGGGAAGATCCCGTTCAAGCACGACGGGTCGGTGTACGGCGTGTACGAGCTGCCGGTCACCTGGTGA
- a CDS encoding DHA2 family efflux MFS transporter permease subunit, producing the protein MTETVSTPPADVNRPPARSGLLIGVLVLSAFVMILNETILSVALRDLTVDLRVPTTTVQWLTSGFLLTMAVVIPTTGFLLERFSPRQVFLFSLSAFSLGTLLSALAPGFGLLMAGRVVQACGTAVMLPLLMTTVMRLVPPERRGATMGTITIVIAVAPAIGPTIGGAVLSSLGWRWMFWIVLPLAVAALVAGALMLRLDSERRQVPLDVPSVLLSAIGFGGVLYGLSSGGEQAGAEPPVPGWVPIVVGVASLVVFTWRQLRLQRRDRALLDLRPFTHRSFVVALVLTALLFVCLIGAAAILLPLYLQTVLHTSTFVSGLAVLPGGLVLGLLGRPVGALFDKVGGRPLVIPGAAAMAASLWLFAVLGPDSPLVAVIGIHVLMMAGLGLMMTPLFTESLGVLPEHLYSHGSAILSTLQQVAGALGTAVFVSVATLGSHDTTAASPDASGLRAAFIVAGVVGLVAFAGSWLIRRGPAPQAAAHH; encoded by the coding sequence ATGACCGAAACCGTGTCCACCCCGCCCGCCGACGTGAACCGCCCCCCGGCGCGCTCGGGACTCCTCATCGGGGTTCTCGTGCTTTCCGCGTTCGTGATGATCCTCAACGAGACGATCCTGAGCGTCGCGCTGCGCGACCTGACCGTCGACCTGCGCGTGCCGACGACCACCGTGCAGTGGCTGACCAGCGGGTTCCTGCTGACCATGGCGGTCGTCATCCCCACGACCGGGTTCCTGCTGGAGCGATTCTCGCCGCGGCAGGTGTTCCTGTTCTCGCTGTCGGCGTTCAGCCTGGGCACGCTGCTGAGCGCGCTCGCGCCCGGGTTCGGGCTGCTGATGGCCGGGCGCGTGGTGCAGGCGTGCGGCACGGCGGTGATGCTGCCGCTGCTGATGACGACGGTGATGCGGCTGGTGCCGCCGGAGCGACGCGGCGCGACGATGGGCACGATCACGATCGTCATCGCGGTCGCGCCGGCGATCGGGCCGACCATCGGCGGTGCGGTGCTGTCGTCGCTGGGCTGGCGCTGGATGTTCTGGATCGTGCTGCCGCTGGCGGTCGCCGCGCTGGTGGCCGGTGCGCTGATGCTGCGCCTCGACAGTGAACGCCGTCAGGTGCCGCTGGACGTGCCGTCGGTGCTGCTGTCCGCGATCGGGTTCGGCGGGGTGCTGTACGGCTTGTCGTCGGGCGGGGAGCAGGCCGGGGCCGAGCCGCCGGTGCCGGGCTGGGTGCCGATCGTCGTCGGGGTCGCCTCGCTGGTGGTGTTCACCTGGCGGCAGCTGCGGCTGCAGCGCCGGGACCGCGCCCTGCTGGACCTGCGGCCGTTCACCCACCGCAGCTTCGTTGTCGCGCTGGTGCTGACCGCGTTGCTGTTCGTGTGCCTGATCGGCGCCGCGGCGATCCTGCTGCCGCTGTACCTGCAGACGGTGCTGCACACGAGCACGTTCGTCAGCGGGCTGGCCGTGTTGCCCGGCGGGCTGGTGCTGGGGCTGCTGGGCCGCCCGGTCGGCGCGCTGTTCGACAAGGTCGGCGGGCGCCCGCTGGTCATCCCCGGCGCGGCGGCGATGGCCGCTTCGCTGTGGCTGTTCGCGGTGCTGGGGCCGGATTCGCCGCTGGTCGCGGTGATCGGGATCCACGTGCTGATGATGGCCGGGCTGGGGCTGATGATGACGCCGCTGTTCACCGAGTCGCTGGGCGTGCTGCCCGAGCACCTGTACTCGCACGGCAGCGCGATCCTCTCGACGCTGCAGCAGGTGGCGGGCGCGCTCGGCACGGCGGTGTTCGTCAGTGTGGCGACGCTGGGCAGCCACGACACGACGGCGGCCAGCCCGGACGCCTCGGGCCTGCGGGCCGCGTTCATCGTCGCCGGAGTCGTCGGGCTGGTCGCCTTCGCGGGCAGCTGGCTGATCCGGCGCGGGCCGGCCCCGCAGGCCGCTGCGCACCACTGA
- a CDS encoding class I SAM-dependent methyltransferase: MAESFGTDAERYDRARPEYPRELVDRVVAASPGPDVLDVGCGTGIEARQFRAAGCRVLGIDPDERMAAFARQGGIDVEVAKFEDWAPAGRTFDAVVAGQAWHWVDPATGPAKAARVLRPGGLLAVFAHVFQPPAEVAAAFAAACRRVLPGSPFAGESRPAAEIYDVMFTGFADAIAKEDGLGTPDRWHFEWERTYTRPEWLDFLPTTGGLTRLPPEKLSEVLSEVGAAIDGLGGSFVLPYTTLAVVATRLDK; encoded by the coding sequence ATGGCGGAATCCTTCGGGACGGACGCCGAACGCTACGACCGGGCGCGGCCGGAGTACCCGCGCGAGCTGGTGGACCGCGTCGTCGCCGCGAGTCCGGGACCCGACGTCCTGGACGTCGGCTGCGGAACCGGCATCGAAGCCCGCCAGTTCCGGGCGGCGGGCTGCCGGGTGCTCGGCATCGACCCCGACGAGCGGATGGCCGCCTTCGCACGTCAGGGCGGCATCGACGTCGAGGTGGCGAAGTTCGAGGACTGGGCCCCGGCCGGCCGGACCTTCGACGCGGTCGTCGCCGGCCAGGCGTGGCATTGGGTGGACCCGGCGACGGGCCCGGCCAAGGCGGCGCGGGTCCTGCGGCCCGGCGGGCTGCTCGCGGTGTTCGCCCACGTGTTCCAGCCGCCGGCCGAGGTGGCGGCGGCCTTCGCGGCGGCGTGCCGTCGCGTGCTCCCGGGTTCGCCGTTCGCGGGCGAGTCCCGGCCGGCCGCGGAGATCTACGACGTGATGTTCACCGGATTCGCCGACGCGATCGCCAAGGAGGACGGCCTCGGCACCCCGGACCGCTGGCACTTCGAGTGGGAGAGGACGTACACGCGCCCCGAGTGGCTCGACTTCCTCCCCACAACGGGCGGCTTGACGCGGCTGCCGCCGGAAAAGCTGTCCGAGGTGCTGTCCGAGGTGGGCGCGGCCATCGACGGGCTGGGCGGCAGCTTCGTGCTGCCGTACACAACGTTGGCGGTGGTCGCGACCCGCCTTGACAAATAA